From a single Brassica oleracea var. oleracea cultivar TO1000 chromosome C5, BOL, whole genome shotgun sequence genomic region:
- the LOC106293587 gene encoding clathrin heavy chain 2-like, translating to MAAANAPITMKEVLTLPSIGINQQFITFTNVTMESDKYICVRETAPQNSVVIIDMNMPMQPLRRPITADSALMNPNSRILALKGTLTVSFHY from the exons ATGGCGGCAGCTAACGCCCCCATCACGATGAAGGAGGTCCTAACG CTTCCGAGCATTGGGATCAATCAGCAATTCATCACGTTTACGAATGTTACTATGGAGTCTGACAAGTACATATGTGTACGAGAGACGGCGCCTCAGAACAGCGTTGTGATTATTGATATGAATATGCCGATGCAGCCTCTAAGGAGACCTATTACTGCTGATTCTGCTCTTATGAACCCAAACTCGAGGATCCTTGCCTTGAAAGGTACTTTGACCGTTTCGTTCCACTACTAA
- the LOC106294532 gene encoding clathrin heavy chain 1, translated as MAAANAPITMKEVLTLPSIGINQQFITFTNVTMESDKYICVRETAPQNSVVIIDMNMPMQPLRRPITADSALMNPNSRILALKAQVPGTTQDHLQIFNIEAKAKLKSHQMPEQVSFWKWITPKMLGLVTQTSVYHWSIEGDSEPVKMFDRTANLANNQIINYKCSPNEKWLVLIGIAPGSPEKPQLVKGNMQLFSVDQQRSQALEAHAASFAQFKVPGNENPSILISFASKSFNAGQITSKLHVIELGAQPGKPSFSKKQADLFFPPDFADDFPVAMQVSHKFYLVYVITKLGLLFVYDLETASAIYRNRISPDPIFLTSEASSVGGFYAINRRGQVLLATVNEATIIPFISGQLNNLELAVNLAKRGNLPGAENLVVQRFQELFAQTKYKEAAELAAESPQGILRTPDTVAKFQSVPVQAGQTPPLLQYFGTLLTRGKLNSYESLELSRLVVNQNKKNLLENWLAEDKLECSEELGDLVKTVDNDLALKIYIKARATPKVVAAFAERREFDKILIYSKQVGYTPDYMFLLQTILRTDPQGAVNFALMMSQMEGGCPVDYNTITDLFLQRNLIREATAFLLDVLKPNLPEHAFLQTKVLEINLVTFPNVADAILANGMFSHYDRPRVAQLCEKAGLYIQSLKHYSELPDIKRVIVNTHAIEPQALVEFFGTLSSEWAMECMKDLLLVNLRGNLQIIVQACKEYCEQLGVDSCIKLFEQFKSYEGLYFFLGSYLSMSEDPEIHFKYIEAAAKTGQIKEVERVTRESNFYDAEKTKNFLMDAKLPDARPLINVCDRFGFVPDLTHYLYTNNMLRYIEGYVQKVNPGNAPLVVGQLLDDECPEDFIKGLILSVRSLLPVEPLVDECEKRNRLRLLTQFLEHLVSEGSQDVHVHNALGKIIIDSNNNPEHFLTTNPYYDSKVVGKYCEKRDPTLAVVAYRRGQCDEELINVTNKNSLFKLQARYVVERMDGDLWDKVLLEENEYRRQLIDQVVSTALPESKSPEQVSAAVKAFMTADLPHELIELLEKIVLQNSAFSGNFNLQNLLILTAIKADPSRVMDYINRLDNFDGPAVGDVAVDAQLYEEAFAIFKKFNLNVQAVNVLLDNVRSIERAVEFAFRVEEDSVWSQVAKAQLRDGLVSDAIESFIRADDATHFLEVIRATEDANVYDDLVKYLLMVRQKVKEPKVDSELIYAYAKIERLGEIEEFILMPNVANLQQVGDRLYDEALYEAAKIIYAFISNWGKLAVTLVKLQQFQGAVDAARKANSAKTWKEVCFACVDAEEFRLAQICGLNIIIQVDDLEEVSEYYQNRGCFNELISLMESGLGLERAHMGIFTELGVLYARYRYEKLMEHIKLFSTRLNIPKLIRACDEQQHWQELTYLYIQYDEFDNAATTVMNHSPEAWEHMQFKDIVAKVANVELYYKAVHFYLQEHPDIINDLLNVLALRLDHTRVVDIMRKAGQLRLIKPYMVAVQSNNVSAVNEALNEIYVEEEDYDRLRESIDLHDSFDQIGLAQKIEKHELVEMRRVAAYIYKKAGRWKQSIALSKKDNMYKDCMETASQSGDHDLAEQLLVYFIEQGKKECFATCLFVCYDLIRPDVALEHAWINNMLDFAFPYLLQFIREYSGKVDELIKDKLEAQKEVKAKEQEEKDVMSQQNMYAQLLPLALPAPPMPGMGGGPGMGGGYGPPPQMGGMPGMPPMPPYGMPPMGGY; from the exons ATGGCGGCAGCTAACGCCCCCATCACGATGAAGGAGGTCCTAACG CTTCCGAGCATTGGGATCAATCAGCAATTCATCACGTTTACGAATGTTACTATGGAGTCTGACAAGTACATATGTGTACGAGAGACGGCGCCTCAGAACAGCGTTGTGATTATTGATATGAATATGCCGATGCAGCCTCTAAGGAGACCTATTACTGCTGATTCTGCTCTTATGAACCCAAACTCGAGGATCCTTGCCTTGAAAG CTCAAGTGCCAGGAACTACTCAGGACCATCTGCAGATATTTAACATCGAAGCAAAAGCAAAGTTGAAATCACATCAGATGCCTGAGCAG GTTTCTTTTTGGAAATGGATTACACCAAAGATGTTGGGGCTGGTTACACAAACTTCCGTGTATCATTGGTCGATTGAAG GTGATTCTGAGCCAGTTAAGATGTTTGATAGGACAGCCAATTTGGCAAACAATCAAATTATTAACTATAAGTGCTCTCCTAATGAGAAGTGGTTGGTGTTGATTGGAATTGCCCCTGGCTCTCCTGAG AAACCACAATTGGTAAAAGGGAATATGCAGCTTTTCTCTGTTGATCAACAGCGGAGTCAGGCCCTTGAAGCACATGCTGCTTCATTTGCCCAGTTTAAG GTCCCTGGGAATGAGAATCCTTCTATTCTTATATCCTTTGCAAGCAAGAGCTTTAATGCTGGACAGATAACATCAAAATTGCATGTCATTGAGCTTGGCGCTCAACCAG GAAAACCATCATTTTCAAAGAAGCAGGCAGATCTCTTCTTCCCCCCAGATTTTGCTGATGATTTTCCTGTAGCCATGCAG GTCTCTCACAAATTTTACTTGGTATACGTCATCACCAAGCTTGGCCTGTTGTTCGTATACGATTTAGAGACGGCTTCTGCCATCTACAGAAATAGGATAAGCCCAGACCCAATTTTCTTGACTTCTGAAGCTTCTTCAGTTGGGGGTTTCTATGCCATTAATAGGCGAGGACAAGTTCTCCTGGCTACAGTAAATGAGGCTACGATAATACCTTTTATCAGCGGTCAA TTGAACAATTTGGAACTTGCTGTCAATCTGGCTAAAAGAGGAAACCTCCCTGGTGCAGAAAATCTG GTCGTCCAGCGGTTCCAAGAGTTATTTGCTCAAACGAAGTACAAGGAGGCTGCTGAGCTTGCTGCTGAATCTCCTCAGGGGATTCTACGGACACCTGATACGGTGGCTAAATTCCAG AGTGTTCCAGTACAAGCAGGGCAAACTCCTCCATTGTTACAGTATTTTGGGACCCTTTTGACTAGAGGGAAGCTCAATTCATATGAGTCTTTGGAACTATCTCGTCTTGTTGTGAATCAAAACAAGAAGAACCTCTTGGAAAACTGGTTGGCAGAGGATAAGTTAGAATGCAGTGAAGAACTTGGAGACCTTGTCAAG ACTGTAGATAATGACCTTGCTCTGAAAATATACATTAAAGCCCGAGCTACTCCGAAAGTTGTAGCAGCTTTTGCAGAGCGAAGGGAGTTTGACAAAATACTGATTTACTCAAAGCAG GTTGGGTATACACCTGATTACATGTTTCTTTTGCAAACCATACTCCGTACGGATCCCCAG GGAGCAGTAAATTTTGCTTTAATGATGTCCCAAATGGAAGGAGGCTGTCCAGTTGACTACAATACCATCACTGATCTTTTCCTTCAG AGAAACCTGATCCGTGAAGCGACTGCTTTCCTTCTGGATGTTCTGAAGCCAAATTTACCTGAGCATGCTTTTCTGCAAACTAAG GTTCTGGAGATCAATTTGGTAACCTTTCCCAATGTGGCTGATGCAATTTTAGCAAATGGGATGTTTAGCCACTATGACCGGCCTCGTGTTGCTCAGCTTTGTGAAAAGGCTGGACTTTATATCCAATCTTTAAAG CATTACTCGGAGTTACCTGATATTAAACGTGTAATTGTGAACACACATGCTATTGAGCCCCAG GCTCTTGTCGAGTTTTTTGGCACTCTTTCTAGCGAGTGGGCTATGGAGTGCATGAAGGATCTTTTGCTGGTCAACCTGAGAGGCAACCTTCAGATAATAGTTCAG GCTTGCAAGGAGTACTGCGAGCAACTTGGTGTTGATTCATGCATTAAACTCTTTGAGCAGTTCAAGTCTTATGAAGGGCTCTACTTTTTCCTAGGTTCATATTTGAGTATGAG TGAGGATCCTGAAATTCACTTCAAGTACATTGAAGCAGCTGCCAAGACGGGTCAAATTAAGGAAGTTGAGCGTGTAACTAGAGAGTCTAACTTTTATGATGCTGAAAAGACGAAGAACTTTTTGATGGATGCTAAGCTTCCTGATGCCAGACCTTTGATAAATGTCTGCGACCGTTTTGGCTTTGTGCCTGATCTTACTCATTACCTGTACACAAACAACATGCTTCGTTACATCGAAGGTTACGTGCAGAAG GTGAACCCTGGGAATGCTCCCCTGGTTGTGGGGCAGTTGCTTGATGACGAATGCCCAGAAGATTTCATAAAAGGCCTCATTCTTTCTGTTCGTTCATTGCTTCCTGTTGAGCCCCTTGTCGACGAATGCGAGAAAAG AAATCGACTCCGTCTCCTCACTCAGTTCTTGGAGCATCTAGTTAGTGAGGGAAGCCAAGATGTGCATGTCCATAATGCCTTGGGTAAAATTATCATAGACAGTAATAACAACCCTGAGCATTTCCTGACCACCAACCCTTACTACGACTCTAAGGTTGTGGGTAAGTACTGTGAAAAACGTGATCCCACCCTGGCTGTTGTGGCATACAGAAGAGGACAATGTGATGAGGAGCTCATCAATGTCACCAACAAGAACTCTTTGTTCAAGTTACAAGCCAG GTATGTAGTGGAGAGGATGGATGGTGACCTCTGGGATAAGGTTCTTTTGGAAGAAAATGAGTATAGAAGACAACTTATTGACCAAGTTGTGTCTACTGCTTTACCTGAAAGCAAGAGCCCAGAGCAAGTTTCTGCAGCTGTTAAAGCATTCATGACTGCTGATCTGCCACACGAGCTTATCGAGCTTCTTGAAAAGATTGTGCTTCAAAATTCTGCCTTCAGCGGAAACTTCAATCTGCAAAATCTGCTTATACTGACAGCTATCAAGGCAGATCCGTCTAGAGTTATGGATTACATTAACAGGCTGGATAACTTTGATGGTCCGGCTGTTGGAGATGTGGCGGTTGATGCCCAATTGTATGAAGAAGCGTTTGCAATTTTTAAGAAGTTTAACTTAAATGTTCAGGCTGTCAATGTATTGCTGGACAACGTCAGAAGCATTGAGCGTGCTGTTGAGTTTGCTTTCCGGGTCGAAGAAGATTCTGTTTGGAGCCAAGTCGCCAAAGCTCAACTCAGGGATGGGCTAGTCAGTGATGCAATTGAGTCTTTTATTCGAGCTGATGATGCCACTCATTTCTTGGAGGTCATACGTGCTACTGAAGATGCTAATGTCTATGATGACTTGGTCAAATACCTTCTTATGGTTAGACAGAAGGTGAAGGAACCCAAGGTTGATAGTGAACTCATATATGCTTATGCAAAGATTGAAAGGTTGGGTGAGATAGAGGAGTTTATTCTGATGCCGAACGTTGCTAACCTACAACAAGTGGGCGATCGCCTTTATGATGAAGCTTTGTATGAGGCTGCAAAAATAATCTATGCGTTCATATCGAACTGGGGCAAGTTAGCCGTCACACTTGTGAAGTTGCAGCAGTTCCAAGGTGCTGTTGATGCTGCGAGGAAAGCGAACAGTGCAAAGACATGGAAGGAAGTCTGCTTTGCTTGTGTTGATGCAGAAGAATTCCGGTTGGCTCAAATATGTGGACTTAACATCATCATACAG GTGGATGACCTGGAAGAAGTCAGCGAGTACTACCAGAACAGAGGATGCTTCAATGAATTAATCTCACTTATGGAGAGTGGACTTGGTCTGGAACGGGCTCACATGGGGATCTTCACCGAGTTGGGTGTACTGTACGCCAGATATCGTTATGAGAAGCTTATGGAACACATCAAGTTGTTCTCGACTCGTCTCAATATTCCCAAGCTTATACGAGCCTGTGATGAGCAACAGCATTGGCAGGAACTTACCTATCTTTACATTCAATACGATGAGTTTGATAATGCTGCAACTACTGTCATGAACCATTCTCCTGAAGCATGGGAGCACATGCAATTCAAAGACATTGTCGCCAAGGTTGCAAATGTCGAGCTTTACTACAAGGCCGTTCACTTCTACTTGCAAGAGCACCCTGATATAATCAACGATCTTCTCAATGTGCTTGCTCTGCGGTTAGATCACACACGTGTGGTGGATATCATGCGCAAG GCTGGTCAGTTGCGCCTTATCAAGCCCTACATGGTTGCAGTTCAGAGCAACAATGTTTCTGCTGTAAATGAAGCTCTGAATGAGATATACGTAGAAGAAGAAGACTACGATAGGTTGCGTGAGTCTATTGATTTGCATGACAGCTTTGACCAGATAGGCCTCGCTCAGAAG ATTGAGAAACACGAGCTTGTGGAGATGAGACGTGTGGCTGCGTATATCTACAAGAAAGCTGGTAGATGGAAGCAATCAATTGCGTTGTCGAAGAAAGATAATATGTACAAGGACTGTATGGAAACTGCTTCACAATCCGGCGACCATGACCTTGCAGAACAACTTCTGGTTTACTTCATTGAACAG GGGAAGAAGGAATGCTTTGCTACATGTCTCTTTGTCTGTTATGACTTAATCCGACCAGATGTTGCTCTGGAACATGCTTGGATCAACAATATGCTTGACTTTGCCTTCCCGTATCTCCTCCAG TTTATCCGAGAGTACTCTGGCAAAGTGGACGAACTAATCAAGGACAAGCTAGAGGCACAGAAAGAAGTGAAAGCCAAAGAGCAGGAAGAGAAGGATGTCATGTCCCAACAG AACATGTACGCCCAACTATTGCCACTGGCTCTACCTGCCCCACCGATGCCAGGAATGGGAGGAGGTCCAGGGATGGGAGGCGGTTACGGTCCGCCACCACAGATGGGAGGAATGCCTGGAATGCCTCCAATGCCACCATATGGAATGCCACCGATGGGCGGCTACTAA
- the LOC106293439 gene encoding RING-H2 finger protein ATL66, with protein sequence MTSSSPSPRASMLLYWHENQYDDRNFQIHGQTVFFVVALFSVVLFFALLTLYIHRSCLARDPTDFHAPSPPFTLYVSGGLDPAEIRSLPVVLCRREAEEEQRECCICLGGLEEGEKMKVLPLCRHCYHCECVDRWLMTESSCPLCRVSIRVDSSVSLPVHGNETTTC encoded by the coding sequence ATGACGTCATCATCACCGTCTCCGAGAGCCTCTATGCTTCTGTACTGGCACGAGAACCAGTACGACGACCGTAACTTCCAGATTCACGGCCAGACAGTTTTCTTCGTCGTGGCTCTGTTCTCCGTCGTCCTCTTCTTCGCGTTACTCACTCTCTACATCCACAGGAGCTGCCTCGCTCGCGATCCCACCGACTTCCACGCGCCGTCTCCTCCGTTTACGCTGTACGTCAGCGGAGGTCTTGACCCGGCGGAGATTCGGAGTTTGCCGGTGGTGCTCTGCCGGAGAGAAGCTGAGGAGGAACAGAGGGAGTGTTGTATATGCCTCGGTGGTTTAGAAGAAGGGGAGAAGATGAAAGTGCTTCCTCTGTGTCGCCACTGTTACCACTGCGAATGTGTGGACCGGTGGCTTATGACCGAGTCGAGTTGTCCGCTGTGCCGAGTCTCGATCAGAGTCGACTCGTCCGTGTCGTTGCCAGTGCATGGGAATGAAACGACGACGTGTTGA
- the LOC106296179 gene encoding LOB domain-containing protein 21, with protein sequence MRGHEPRSSSSCAACKLLKRRCTPTCIFAPHFRSSDQITFAKVHKVFGASNVSKLLSEVPEEQRQETVNSLAYEADVRLKDPVYGCIGAIASLQKKMLELQHDIAVARNRLLAHNAAGGVNNNNSHVLLSPLDDSPQLAAFLDLVPYSDLMLLDGSGLDAYLFDIGQPPFV encoded by the coding sequence ATGAGAGGGCATGAGCCACGATCAAGCTCCTCTTGTGCAGCTTGCAAGCTCTTGAAGAGAAGATGCACACCCACTTGCATCTTTGCTCCTCATTTCCGCTCAAGCGACCAGATAACTTTCGCCAAAGTCCATAAAGTCTTTGGAGCCAGCAACGTCAGTAAGCTACTCAGCGAGGTTCCTGAAGAGCAGAGACAAGAGACCGTTAACTCCTTGGCTTATGAAGCTGACGTTCGTCTCAAGGATCCTGTCTACGGTTGTATTGGAGCCATAGCTTCTCTGCAGAAGAAGATGCTTGAGCTTCAACATGATATAGCCGTTGCTCGCAATCGGCTACTTGCCCATAATGCTGCTGGTGGTGTCAACAACAACAACAGCCACGTGTTGTTGTCTCCTTTGGATGATTCTCCTCAGCTTGCTGCTTTTCTTGATCTTGTGCCTTATAGTGACTTGATGCTGCTTGATGGGTCTGGTCTTGATGCTTACTTGTTTGATATTGGACAGCCTCCTTTTGTATAG
- the LOC106293772 gene encoding uncharacterized protein LOC106293772, giving the protein MVDTLIRVTGTLLGCCVGYIVQHSWVSDLETKRQKLVRESFWYHGGPENLREKMWSDFKVVKMWSDLKKKMSSFPQGVKMFSDLGDKACSELREKTLSDPGEMMSSDLKDEDGV; this is encoded by the exons ATGGTAGATACCCTAATTCGAGTCACAGGAACCCTTCTAGGGTGTTGCGTAG GTTATATTGTACAACATAGCTGGGTATCAGATCTTGAGACGAAGCGGCAAAAG CTTGTGAGGGAGTCTTTTTGGTACCATGGGGGACCTGAAAATCTAAGGGAAAAGATGTGGTCTGACTTTAAGGTAGTAAAGATGTGGTCTGATCTAAAGAAAAAGATGTCCTCTTTTCCACAGGGAGTAAAGATGTTTTCTGATCTAGGGGATAAGGCTTGTTCTGAACTAAGGGAGAAGACGTTGTCTGATCCAGGTGAAATGATGTCGTCTGATCTTAAGGATGAAGATGGGGTCTGA
- the LOC106343889 gene encoding uncharacterized protein LOC106343889, whose translation MANPTENPPNREPKYELDIDEGELEEAEDEDDTASNPRTESLFRRMRSAPVPVRVHDVIVKGNEKTKDHIIEAEVEAVIREANTLQELLEASRVANSNLRALDIFDSVNITLDSGPPELPGTTNVVIEVVESKNPLTGQIGAYTKAEAKSSSVEASLKYKNIFGYGDIWDGSMVYGLDSSAEVGLGMYLPRFKALPTPFSSRLYLSTQDWLKFSSYEERSLGLSLGLLSSKYHELVYTVAWRSLIDPSRLASESIRRQLGHSLLSALKYTFKYDQRDSYLRPTSGYAFSSTSQVGGLAPDSRSLRFFKQEIDLRCAVPLGFYAAALNFGVSGGVTFPWGSGYKNRASSVPERFFLGGNSSPVCSLSGPSALWGFSTRGLGPNEARRRGDVERDFVGGDAAVTAFADLSFDLPVRWLRERGVHGHVFACAGNTAKLTENEFRNFSGPKFLETFRTSVGAGIVLPVSLFRMEINYCHIVKKQEHDRAKSGFFLTFSA comes from the exons ATGGCGAACCCGACGGAAAATCCACCAAACCGAGAACCAAAATACGAACTGGACATCGACGAAGGAGAACTAGAAGAGGCGGAAGACGAAGATGATACAGCATCCAATCCTCGAACGGAATCGCTCTTCCGTCGGATGAGATCCGCTCCTGTGCCTGTGCGCGTGCACGACGTGATCGTCAAAGGAAACGAGAAGACCAAGGACCACATCATCGAGGCGGAAGTGGAAGCTGTGATCAGGGAAGCGAACACGCTGCAGGAGCTTCTAGAAGCCTCTAGGGTTGCCAATTCGAATCTCCGAGCGCTTGATATCTTCGATTCCGTCAACATTACGCTCGATTCCGGCCCTCCTGAGCTTCCCGGTACAACCAATGTGGTTATCGAAGTCGTCGAGAGCAAAAACCCTCTCACCGGCCAAATCGGCGCCTACACTAAAGCTGAG GCCAAATCATCAAGCGTTGAAGCATCTTTGAAGTACAAGAACATTTTCGGGTATGGAGATATATGGGACGGGTCTATGGTCTATGGACTTGACAGCTCTGCTGAGGTTGGCTTGGGGATGTATCTCCCTAGGTTCAAAGCACTTCCCACTCCTTTTAGCTCTCGTCTCTACCTCTCGACTCAAGACTGGCTTAAGTTTTCTTCTTACGAAGAACGCTCTCTCGGACTTTCCCTCGGGCTTCTCTCTAGCAAGTATCACGAGCTTGTCTACACTGTCGCGTGGCGTAGCCTCATAGACCCGTCTCGGTTGGCTTCAGAGTCGATAAGGAGGCAACTGGGACATAGTCTGCTTTCTGCGTTGAAGTATACTTTTAAGTACGACCAGAGAGACTCTTACTTGAGGCCAACGAGTGGGTACGCTTTCAGTTCTACTTCTCAGGTCGGTGGTCTTGCCCCTGATAGCAGAAGCCTACGGTTTTTCAAGCAGGAGATTGATCTTCGGTGTGCTGTTCCTTTAGGGTTCTACGCAGCTGCTCTGAACTTTGGTGTGTCTGGGGGTGTCACGTTTCCGTGGGGAAGCGGATACAAGAACCGAGCCTCCTCTGTGCCGGAGAGGTTCTTCTTGGGTGGGAACTCATCTCCTGTATGCTCTTTGAGTGGGCCGTCTGCGCTGTGGGGGTTCAGTACCAGAGGACTCGGTCCCAACGAGGCGAGGAGGAGAGGAGATGTCGAAAGAGATTTTGTTGGAGGGGACGCTGCGGTGACTGCGTTTGCGGATCTCTCGTTTGATTTGCCAGTGAGGTGGTTGAGAGAGAGAGGAGTCCACGGGCATGTGTTTGCATGTGCGGGGAATACGGCAAAGCTAACAGAGAATGAGTTTAGAAACTTCAGTGGTCCGAAGTTCTTGGAGACGTTTAGAACTTCAGTTGGTGCTGGAATCGTATTGCCAGTTAGTCTCTTCCGTATGGAG ATTAACTACTGCCATATAGTGAAGAAACAAGAACACGATCGAGCAAAATCTGGTTTTTTCCTGACATTCTCGGCCTGA
- the LOC106296178 gene encoding trihelix transcription factor ASIL2, whose product MDTTPETQSKSQSQSGGGGGSHRLPPGREDWWSEDATATLIEAWGDRYVHLSRGNLRQNDWKEVADAVNSRHGNGRPKTDVQCKNRIDTLKKKYKTEKAKPSSSWCFFERLDFLIGPVALKKSTGGAGALKSPLTKPISSESSLDDDDDDDDDDDVEGDWGFVARKHRRVEDEDLCPDPREGSSCRELARAILKLGEVYERIESAKQGMMIELEKQRMEAAKEIELQRMNMLMDMQMELEKSKLGKRRAAASGKKL is encoded by the exons ATGGACACGACGCCGGAGACTCAATCGAAATCCCAATCGCAGAGCGGCGGCGGCGGCGGATCGCACCGTCTCCCGCCGGGACGCGAGGACTGGTGGAGCGAGGACGCGACGGCGACGCTGATCGAAGCCTGGGGAGACCGATACGTCCACCTCAGCCGCGGAAACCTCCGGCAGAACGACTGGAAAGAAGTCGCCGACGCCGTCAATTCTCGCCACGGCAACGGCCGGCCGAAGACCGACGTGCAGTGCAAGAACCGGATCGACACGCTGAAGAAGAAGTACAAGACGGAGAAGGCGAAGCCTTCTTCGTCTTGGTGCTTCTTCGAGAGGCTCGATTTCCTAATCGGCCCCGTCGCGCTGAAGAAATCCACCGGCGGCGCCGGAGCTCTGAAGTCGCCGTTGACGAAGCCTATTTCAAGTGAAAGCTCTCTTGACGACGATGACGACGATGATGATGATGATGACGTGGAGGGTGATTGGGGGTTTGTGGCGAGGAAGCATCGGAGAGTGGAGGATGAAGATCTCTGTCCAGATCCGAGGGAAGGATCGTCGTGTAGGGAGCTAGCGAGAGCGATTCTGAAGCTAGGAGAGGTGTACGAGAGGATCGAAAGTGCGAAGCAGGGGATGATGATTGAGTTGGAGAAGCAGAGGATGGAAGCTGCCAAGGAGATTGAGTTACAACGTATGAACATGTTGATGGATATGCAGATGGAGCTTGAGAAGTCTAAGCTTGGGAAACGTAGAGCTGCTGCTTCAG GTAAGAAGTTGTAG
- the LOC106292366 gene encoding B3 domain-containing protein REM10-like, whose amino-acid sequence MTNASASSPINPHFFKPLLPSFQSHLVKHSHDFLLKLTSDASDKTWEVKMDGRRLTRGWQNFANGHGVRVGDIVIFRRDGDLLFHVTSFGPSCCQILYDDDVIQVSSDSDSEKYHQDTREEGSPSDNACFVARVTASNLSRDMLFFPRDFSRSNGLMDRECEIILLNEYGKPWKLFLRNHKTHGGGVYIRTGWRRFCRQNRKRVNSLLTFKLVQAGTKPVLQLCSSMYNRDSLRGSSSSSSSSRSQERFLTLTLTTYSLRKSKLCLPGKFVWLNGIENARKITLVDRYGVKRTTSLRPDNKYGAMRMGKGWREFCKANGVKAGESFTLELIKEEEINTSTHLLKFCTEV is encoded by the exons ATGACAAATGCTTCAGCTTCCTCACCGATCAATCCACATTTTTTCAAGCCTCTTCTTCCCAGTTTTCAAAGCCACCTCGTAA AACATTCCCATGACTTTCTTCTAAAACTAACATCAGACGCTTCAGACAAGACCTGGGAAGTGAAGATGGACGGTCGGAGACTCACCCGAGGCTGGCAAAATTTCGCCAACGGTCACGGTGTCCGAGTCGGGGACATAGTTATTTTCAGACGTGATGGAGACTTGTTGTTCCACGTCACGTCTTTTGGACCTAGTTGCTGTCAGATTCTATATGATGACGATGTCATACAAGTATCCTCTG ATTCAGATTCGGAGAAGTATCATCAAGACACAAGAGAAGAAGGATCTCCATCAGATAACGCCTGTTTTGTAGCTCGTGTCACCGCGTCGAATCTAAGTAGAGATATGCTG TTCTTTCCAAGAGACTTTTCAAGGTCTAATGGTTTGATGGATCGTGAGTGCGAGATCATTTTACTGAATGAGTATGGGAAACCATGGAAACTGTTCCTGAGAAACCACAAAACACATGGTGGCGGCGTTTACATCAGAACCGGCTGGCGAAGATTCTGCCGCCAAAATAGGAAAAGAGTTAATAGTTTATTGACTTTCAAACTTGTTCAAGCAGGTACAAAACCTGTTCTCCAGTTGTGTTCATCCATGTACAACCGAGACTCTCTCCGAGGCTCTTCTTCTTCTTCTTCATCTTCAAGAAGCCAAGAAAGATTCTTGACATTAACTCTCACAACATACAGTCTCAGGAAGTCTAAATTG TGTCTACCGGGGAAATTTGTGTGGTTGAATGGTATCGAGAACGCAAGGAAGATAACTCTTGTGGACAGATATGGTGTTAAAAGGACAACGAGTCTTAGACCTGATAACAAATATGGAGCAATGAGAATGGGGAAAGGGTGGAGAGAGTTCTGTAAAGCTAATGGAGTGAAGGCTGGTGAGTCCTTTACGCTGGAACTCATCAAGGAAGAAGAAATTAACACATCTACTCATCTACTTAAGTTCTGCACCGAAGTCTGA